Proteins co-encoded in one Haladaptatus sp. ZSTT2 genomic window:
- the lysS gene encoding lysine--tRNA ligase translates to MSDADDHRVFWADEVADQIEARDPEDPIIIKGGVSPSGIPHIGHLNEILRGYFVAQVLRERGHEVRQIFTSDDKDPLRKIPRRLADLDFTIKNLGDLENPGALGRNLGKPLTAVPDPFGCCGSFGEHQTKLLEKNAKAVGVPIEVVSNTELYADGKFDDVVAFLLENQQKAADVLSEYQDKVDADYIPFNPVCENCGKLTETVLSFDLDARTVEYECTDLKAGGNVIDGCGHTGTATFREGKLPWRFEWPAQWQVLNVDHEPFGKDHAAGSWPSGKDIAENVLGIDAPVPMVYEWFTYNGEALSSSAGNVVTAHEILELLEPEVFKYFFSLTPKKARDFDVSRLNQLVDDFDRFEGIYFGRIEDEDLKPLADRVYPFLVDEVKADRVRLPYTFAAVLGMTDDVELREEMARNEEHFTDETPAWAVEDALQRVEKARNWAERLDNEYNYRLQVELPETDFDAATKAALSDLADFVEAGHDGEEIQGEIYETAKRHDVGVGDFFSAGYRLFFDAEQGPRLGTFLGELDREFVVTRLRREG, encoded by the coding sequence ATGAGCGACGCAGACGACCACCGCGTCTTCTGGGCCGACGAGGTAGCAGACCAAATCGAAGCACGCGACCCCGAAGACCCCATCATCATCAAGGGCGGCGTCTCGCCCTCCGGCATCCCGCACATCGGCCACCTGAACGAGATTCTGCGCGGCTACTTCGTCGCGCAAGTACTCAGAGAACGCGGCCACGAGGTGCGCCAAATCTTCACCTCCGACGACAAAGACCCGCTCCGCAAGATTCCCCGTCGGCTCGCGGACCTTGATTTCACCATCAAAAACCTCGGCGACCTCGAAAATCCCGGCGCGCTCGGGCGCAACCTCGGCAAGCCCCTGACTGCGGTTCCTGACCCGTTTGGCTGCTGTGGGTCGTTCGGTGAACACCAGACGAAACTCTTAGAAAAGAACGCCAAAGCCGTTGGCGTGCCCATCGAAGTCGTCTCGAACACTGAACTGTACGCAGACGGCAAGTTCGACGACGTGGTTGCCTTCCTGCTCGAAAATCAGCAGAAGGCCGCGGACGTGCTCTCCGAGTATCAGGATAAGGTTGACGCGGACTACATCCCGTTCAACCCGGTCTGTGAGAACTGTGGCAAACTCACCGAGACGGTGCTCTCGTTCGATTTAGACGCGAGAACCGTCGAGTACGAGTGCACCGACCTGAAAGCCGGTGGCAACGTCATCGACGGCTGTGGCCACACGGGCACGGCGACGTTCCGCGAAGGCAAGCTACCGTGGCGCTTCGAGTGGCCCGCCCAGTGGCAGGTACTCAACGTCGACCACGAACCGTTCGGCAAAGACCACGCCGCAGGCTCGTGGCCCTCGGGCAAGGACATCGCAGAGAACGTCCTCGGCATCGACGCACCCGTCCCGATGGTGTACGAGTGGTTCACCTACAACGGCGAGGCGCTCTCGTCGTCCGCGGGGAACGTCGTCACCGCCCACGAAATCCTCGAACTGCTAGAACCGGAAGTGTTCAAGTACTTCTTCTCGCTCACGCCGAAGAAGGCGCGTGACTTCGACGTCTCGCGGTTGAATCAGTTGGTCGATGACTTCGACCGCTTCGAGGGCATCTACTTCGGCCGCATCGAAGACGAGGACCTGAAACCGCTCGCAGACCGCGTCTATCCGTTCCTCGTAGACGAAGTGAAAGCAGACCGTGTGCGCCTGCCCTACACCTTCGCGGCCGTCCTCGGGATGACCGACGACGTGGAGCTGCGCGAAGAGATGGCGCGAAACGAGGAGCATTTCACCGACGAGACGCCCGCGTGGGCGGTCGAAGACGCCCTCCAGCGCGTTGAGAAAGCGCGCAACTGGGCTGAGCGACTGGACAACGAGTACAACTACCGCCTGCAGGTCGAATTGCCAGAAACGGACTTCGATGCGGCAACCAAAGCCGCGCTCTCGGACCTCGCAGATTTCGTCGAAGCCGGACACGACGGTGAGGAGATTCAGGGCGAAATCTACGAGACGGCAAAGCGCCACGACGTTGGCGTTGGGGACTTCTTCAGTGCTGGCTACCGGCTGTTCTTCGACGCAGAACAGGGGCCGCGTCTCGGCACGTTCCTCGGGGAACTCGACCGCGAGTTCGTCGTCACGCGCCTCCGTCGAGAAGGGTAA
- a CDS encoding site-2 protease family protein, producing MVNTLVWVLAGLALYSLVAMGLRARGLLPDSVRVQGPITTIHTQRGKAFLDWLAGPKRFWRAWGNLGIGIALVIMVGSFLAVLFSAYTTLTQPTASAITEPRNVLVIPGVNDFLPLSAAPEIVLGLLIGLVVHEGGHGLLCRVEDIDIDSMGLALITLLPVGAFVEPDEESRQKADRGGQTRMFAAGVTNNFAVALIAFALLFGPVVGSIAVVSGAPVGNVADGSAAANAGIQSGDVITQINGVDVTRAGDLPAVLANESRTVEVTLKDGEQKTVERSLIITGAVPRVVDGIDLSGDAPPTIQSVNGTEVHTRSELRDALQNRTVATLQTDKGSATFAAGALVQVSADGPLAAAGAPAEETMVITAVNGTRTVDQEALQVALANTEADQRVTIEGVLDGETVSYDVTLDENPRTGGGLLGVFTQPGISGVTVDDFGVDPYPAEQYLAALGGDGEDGFGAVSFIQRIGVILFLPFASVLSPGLNYNFAGFVDMVTNFYEIRGPLAFMGGSLFTVANVLFWGGWVNLQLGFFNCIPAFPLDGGHILRTSTEAIVSRLPIRDGREVTRAITTSITLTMLAGLVLMIFGPQLLA from the coding sequence ATGGTAAACACCCTCGTGTGGGTGCTCGCCGGTCTCGCCCTCTATTCGCTGGTTGCGATGGGCTTGCGAGCACGTGGACTGCTGCCCGACTCGGTTCGGGTGCAAGGTCCCATCACGACAATTCACACACAACGCGGCAAGGCATTTCTCGACTGGCTCGCGGGGCCAAAGCGGTTCTGGCGCGCGTGGGGCAATCTCGGCATCGGCATCGCGCTCGTCATCATGGTCGGGTCGTTCCTCGCCGTGCTCTTTTCTGCGTACACCACGCTCACCCAGCCAACGGCAAGCGCCATCACCGAGCCGCGAAACGTGCTCGTCATCCCGGGCGTCAACGACTTCCTCCCGCTCTCTGCGGCCCCCGAAATCGTCCTCGGACTCTTGATTGGCCTCGTCGTCCACGAGGGTGGCCACGGCCTGCTCTGTCGGGTCGAAGACATCGACATCGACTCGATGGGGCTTGCGCTGATTACGCTCCTCCCGGTCGGCGCGTTTGTCGAACCCGACGAAGAGAGTAGGCAGAAAGCAGACCGCGGCGGCCAGACGCGCATGTTCGCCGCCGGTGTGACGAACAACTTCGCCGTCGCGCTCATCGCCTTCGCGCTCCTCTTTGGCCCTGTCGTTGGCTCGATCGCCGTCGTGTCGGGTGCGCCCGTGGGCAACGTCGCTGACGGCTCTGCGGCCGCGAACGCCGGCATCCAGTCTGGCGACGTGATTACCCAAATCAACGGCGTTGATGTGACGCGCGCGGGCGACCTCCCTGCGGTGCTCGCAAACGAGAGTCGAACCGTCGAGGTCACCCTCAAGGACGGCGAGCAGAAAACCGTCGAGCGATCGCTGATTATCACCGGCGCGGTCCCGCGAGTCGTCGACGGCATCGACCTCTCCGGGGACGCACCGCCGACGATACAATCGGTAAACGGGACAGAAGTCCACACGCGAAGCGAATTGCGCGACGCCCTCCAGAATCGGACGGTCGCGACCCTCCAGACCGACAAAGGGAGCGCCACCTTCGCCGCCGGGGCGCTCGTGCAAGTGAGCGCTGACGGCCCGCTCGCCGCGGCGGGTGCGCCCGCAGAGGAGACGATGGTCATCACCGCCGTGAACGGCACGCGGACGGTCGACCAAGAGGCCCTCCAAGTCGCGCTTGCGAACACGGAAGCCGACCAGCGCGTCACCATAGAGGGCGTGCTTGACGGCGAGACCGTGAGCTACGACGTGACGCTCGACGAAAATCCGCGAACCGGCGGCGGCTTACTCGGCGTGTTCACCCAACCCGGCATCTCGGGCGTGACCGTCGATGACTTCGGCGTCGACCCGTACCCCGCAGAGCAGTACCTCGCGGCGCTTGGCGGTGACGGCGAGGATGGCTTCGGCGCAGTGTCGTTCATCCAGCGCATCGGCGTCATCCTGTTCCTGCCGTTTGCGAGCGTCCTCTCGCCGGGGCTGAACTACAACTTCGCTGGATTCGTTGACATGGTCACGAACTTCTACGAAATCCGCGGCCCACTCGCGTTCATGGGCGGGAGCCTGTTCACCGTGGCAAACGTCCTGTTCTGGGGTGGCTGGGTGAACTTGCAGTTGGGCTTTTTCAACTGCATCCCCGCCTTCCCGCTCGACGGCGGCCACATCTTGCGGACCAGCACGGAGGCCATCGTCTCGCGGTTGCCGATTCGTGACGGCCGCGAAGTGACGCGGGCGATTACGACTTCGATTACGCTCACGATGCTCGCGGGCCTCGTGCTCATGATTTTCGGGCCGCAACTGCTGGCCTGA
- a CDS encoding heme-binding protein: protein MERREPPQTDEGWYALHDFRTIDWDAWREASGRVRERATEEGIEFLTAHEALADTSEGASAVFSVLGHKADLLILHLRPTMAQLDVAERQFEQTAFAEFTEQTSSYVSVTEVSGYMSQEYFEDDGEVDTGIARYIQSRIKPDLPDAEFVSFYPMSKRRGPENNWYDLPFDERADHLSSHGEIGKQYAGKVKQVITGSIGMDDWEWGVTLFADDMTDIKQLLNEMRFDPSTSKFAEFGPFFVGRRFPPADLAAYLAGEHVPTGTAPEVEHESADSTHRGPPVADDDDEPTHEEVDGEQFEQTLRTHGISLADYDEAGYGLIFRSTADAEDLAAEVSGLRKNFDHYDTHVMTTVRADAGHAGVISLWKNQRAAETAAGFLSDLDGVESGMGALLGDETADEDADTDESTSHGTDEDTDLRAELEDLNIYSGQPHGEDVWSMVLYSEADPQDVYDEVDSMRERFDHYDTHVKTAVYTAEVADKTAIVSIWKTQSAANTAGGFLADLPGIVARAGEESGFGTMGMFYTVKPEYRDDFVEKFETVGGLLADMDGHLETALLANLDDENDMFIASQWRDRDAAMAFFRSEAFRDTVQWGRDILADRPRHVFLA from the coding sequence ATGGAGCGACGCGAACCGCCACAGACCGACGAGGGTTGGTACGCACTGCACGACTTTCGGACGATAGACTGGGACGCTTGGCGCGAAGCGTCCGGCCGCGTCCGCGAGCGAGCCACTGAGGAGGGCATTGAGTTTCTCACCGCCCACGAGGCGTTAGCAGACACGTCTGAGGGAGCGTCGGCGGTGTTCTCAGTTCTCGGGCACAAAGCCGATTTACTCATCTTACACCTGCGCCCGACGATGGCCCAACTAGACGTAGCAGAACGCCAGTTCGAACAGACCGCATTTGCTGAATTTACCGAACAAACCTCCTCGTACGTCTCGGTCACGGAGGTTTCGGGCTACATGTCTCAGGAGTATTTCGAGGACGACGGTGAGGTTGATACGGGCATCGCGCGGTACATCCAGTCGCGCATCAAACCCGACCTGCCCGACGCCGAGTTCGTCTCCTTCTACCCGATGAGTAAGCGTCGCGGCCCCGAGAACAACTGGTACGACTTGCCGTTCGACGAACGTGCAGACCACCTTTCGAGCCACGGCGAAATCGGGAAACAGTACGCCGGAAAGGTAAAACAGGTCATCACTGGTTCGATTGGCATGGACGACTGGGAGTGGGGTGTCACGCTGTTTGCAGACGACATGACCGACATCAAGCAACTGCTCAACGAGATGCGCTTTGACCCCTCTACCTCCAAATTCGCGGAGTTCGGTCCGTTCTTCGTCGGGCGGCGCTTCCCGCCTGCGGACTTAGCAGCCTACCTCGCAGGCGAACACGTCCCGACAGGCACAGCCCCCGAGGTCGAACACGAATCTGCAGACAGCACCCACCGCGGCCCGCCCGTCGCGGACGACGACGACGAGCCAACCCACGAGGAAGTGGACGGCGAACAGTTCGAACAAACACTCAGAACGCACGGTATCTCGCTTGCCGACTACGACGAAGCGGGTTATGGCCTCATCTTCCGGTCGACCGCCGACGCAGAAGACCTCGCCGCCGAGGTAAGCGGGCTGCGCAAAAACTTCGACCACTACGACACGCACGTGATGACCACGGTTCGCGCCGACGCCGGGCACGCGGGCGTCATCAGCCTCTGGAAGAACCAGCGTGCCGCGGAGACGGCCGCCGGCTTCCTCTCTGACTTAGATGGCGTCGAATCGGGGATGGGCGCACTGCTCGGTGACGAAACAGCTGACGAAGACGCGGACACCGACGAGTCCACCTCCCACGGCACGGACGAAGATACAGACTTGCGCGCCGAATTGGAAGACCTCAACATCTACTCCGGACAGCCACACGGCGAAGACGTGTGGTCAATGGTGCTCTACTCCGAGGCAGACCCACAGGACGTGTACGACGAAGTGGACAGCATGCGCGAGCGGTTCGACCACTACGACACGCACGTCAAAACCGCCGTGTACACCGCCGAGGTGGCGGACAAGACGGCAATCGTCAGCATCTGGAAAACCCAGAGTGCGGCGAACACTGCGGGTGGGTTCCTCGCAGACCTGCCGGGCATCGTTGCCCGCGCAGGCGAGGAGTCCGGTTTCGGGACGATGGGTATGTTTTACACCGTGAAACCAGAGTACCGCGACGATTTCGTCGAGAAGTTCGAGACGGTTGGCGGCCTTCTCGCAGACATGGACGGCCACTTGGAGACGGCGCTGCTCGCCAATCTCGACGACGAAAACGACATGTTCATCGCCAGCCAGTGGCGCGACCGCGACGCCGCGATGGCCTTCTTCCGGAGCGAGGCGTTCCGCGACACCGTCCAGTGGGGTCGCGACATCCTCGCAGACCGCCCACGCCACGTCTTCCTCGCGTAA
- a CDS encoding CBS domain-containing protein yields MIQIYVASLAATALPTVPPTATAMEAAYLLREPDVPALVVIDDTETVVGMVTEADIVALVAEESTHLPVSSFMSSPVVTVTPETSVHVAADTMQKTGVKHLPVVGDGVYRGLLSVEDIAPYVSRHRLDIEWKGDTFSAPEGTTLQPAD; encoded by the coding sequence ATGATACAGATTTACGTTGCCTCACTCGCGGCAACTGCGCTCCCGACTGTTCCACCAACTGCGACCGCTATGGAAGCGGCGTACCTGCTCAGAGAACCAGACGTGCCCGCGCTCGTCGTCATTGACGACACGGAAACGGTGGTGGGGATGGTGACGGAGGCGGACATCGTCGCACTCGTCGCAGAGGAGAGCACGCACTTGCCCGTTTCCAGCTTCATGTCGAGTCCCGTCGTGACCGTGACGCCGGAGACGAGCGTCCACGTCGCAGCCGATACGATGCAAAAGACCGGCGTGAAACACCTGCCAGTGGTCGGAGATGGTGTCTACCGCGGCCTGCTCAGTGTCGAGGACATTGCGCCGTACGTCTCGCGCCACCGCCTCGATATCGAGTGGAAAGGTGACACCTTTAGCGCACCTGAGGGGACGACGCTACAGCCCGCTGACTAA
- a CDS encoding class I SAM-dependent methyltransferase gives MTRDDSAWDSSLYDAHHSFVHEYGASLVDLLAPEPGERILDVGCGTGHLTAQLADSGAEVVGLDQSAEMLAEARAQYPDLTFIEGDARDIAFERPFDAVFSNAALHWIPEAAAVADSLAAALKSGGRLVVELGGTGNIETIETGLIDAAADAGYDIAPANPWYFPSIGEYATVLEGAGFEVRDATLFDRPTTLDDGEAGLENWLRMFAGAMLDEIPADDQQTVLNDVTAQLRPVLFEEGDWVADYRRLRVRAIKS, from the coding sequence ATGACACGAGATGACTCTGCGTGGGACTCCTCGCTGTACGACGCCCATCACTCGTTCGTCCACGAGTACGGCGCGTCGCTCGTCGACCTGCTCGCCCCCGAACCCGGCGAGCGCATCTTAGACGTGGGCTGTGGGACGGGCCACCTGACGGCGCAATTGGCGGACAGCGGCGCTGAAGTCGTCGGTCTTGACCAGTCTGCAGAGATGCTCGCAGAGGCCAGAGCGCAATACCCTGACCTCACGTTTATTGAAGGCGACGCTCGCGACATCGCGTTCGAGCGCCCGTTCGACGCCGTGTTCTCGAACGCCGCGCTTCACTGGATTCCAGAGGCAGCTGCGGTCGCAGACTCACTCGCGGCCGCCCTCAAATCCGGCGGGCGATTGGTGGTTGAACTCGGCGGAACCGGCAACATCGAAACCATCGAGACGGGCCTCATCGACGCCGCCGCGGACGCCGGGTACGATATTGCGCCCGCAAACCCGTGGTACTTCCCGTCCATTGGCGAGTACGCGACCGTGCTCGAAGGCGCGGGCTTCGAGGTGCGAGATGCGACCCTCTTCGACCGACCGACGACGCTCGACGACGGTGAGGCGGGCCTCGAAAACTGGCTGCGGATGTTCGCGGGCGCAATGCTTGACGAGATTCCCGCAGACGACCAGCAAACGGTTCTCAACGATGTCACTGCGCAACTACGACCAGTGTTGTTCGAAGAGGGAGACTGGGTGGCCGACTACCGGCGGTTGCGGGTCAGAGCGATCAAGTCGTGA
- a CDS encoding aldo/keto reductase, whose product MHSRTLGDSGVEVSEVGFGAWVVGTDWWGDKTEDESVEMVQHALSEGITFFDTGDVYGHGRSEELIGKALAEHRDEVTIGTKIGYDFYNHAQAGHGEIPKNLDPAWMRQCVEKSIDRLGVEHIDFLQLHNANVAEVTPEVMDVLFDLRDEGRVDALGWALGPSIGWLAEGDRAVELDFDAVQTVFNMFEQVPGQHFIDTIRRENADTSVIARVPHSSGLLNEQVRPETELEAGDHRGFRPDEWYETGWEKLETVRFLEHDGARTMAQAAIQWLLSHDEVASVTPTFHSTDDITEWAAASETPPLTVEEQARVAELYETNFKIDRNDGMDSLRSSVDGEDIDAAGLKLKNAGA is encoded by the coding sequence ATGCACTCTCGAACACTCGGCGACTCTGGCGTCGAGGTAAGCGAAGTCGGGTTCGGCGCGTGGGTCGTCGGCACCGACTGGTGGGGCGACAAAACCGAAGACGAGTCCGTAGAGATGGTTCAACACGCCCTCTCTGAGGGAATTACGTTCTTCGACACGGGCGACGTGTACGGCCACGGGCGCTCTGAGGAACTCATCGGGAAAGCCCTCGCAGAACACCGCGACGAGGTCACCATCGGGACGAAAATCGGCTACGACTTCTACAACCACGCACAGGCGGGTCACGGCGAGATTCCGAAGAACTTAGACCCAGCCTGGATGCGCCAGTGCGTCGAGAAAAGCATCGACCGCCTCGGCGTCGAACACATTGACTTCCTCCAACTGCACAACGCGAACGTCGCGGAAGTCACCCCCGAGGTCATGGACGTGCTCTTCGACCTGCGCGACGAAGGCCGCGTGGACGCCCTCGGCTGGGCCCTTGGCCCCTCGATTGGCTGGCTCGCAGAGGGCGACCGCGCCGTCGAACTCGACTTCGACGCCGTCCAGACCGTGTTCAACATGTTCGAGCAGGTTCCTGGCCAGCACTTCATCGACACCATCCGCCGGGAGAACGCGGACACCTCCGTCATCGCGCGGGTGCCCCACTCCTCTGGTCTCTTGAACGAGCAGGTTCGCCCCGAAACGGAACTCGAAGCCGGCGACCACCGCGGCTTCCGCCCCGACGAATGGTACGAGACGGGCTGGGAGAAACTCGAAACGGTGCGATTCCTCGAACATGACGGCGCACGAACCATGGCACAGGCGGCCATCCAGTGGCTCCTCAGCCACGACGAGGTCGCCTCCGTCACGCCGACGTTCCACTCGACCGACGACATCACCGAGTGGGCCGCCGCCTCGGAGACGCCACCGCTCACAGTCGAGGAACAAGCCCGCGTCGCAGAGCTGTACGAAACAAACTTCAAAATCGACAGAAACGACGGCATGGACAGCCTTCGCTCCTCGGTTGACGGCGAAGACATCGACGCCGCAGGCCTGAAACTTAAGAACGCTGGCGCATAA
- a CDS encoding acyltransferase, with protein MTKRHVHLPAGAEAGIRAFIDEVDDRLSSDDESTCEVVEDVLIDLYGDREAYERWQNGEDISTAERVRLQGYDPCNSSLESEYYAEKDEEQFKRSKHLQWLWRQFDATPMADNIEFALRFRQMLANHLFEDAGDNLRIFKGVTMTYGHNISVGDNTVIHDDVHLDDRGKLSIGSRCSISDGVHVYSHDHDINDQTAVENFHTIVEDDVRLTFDAMVRAGVKVGENSVVGARSVVQHDVPAHHVVVGQPAKSVRVKPGWESVAHPVDEKYESHRDDRKIPYDLPENLDVFDEFGRDRTPPN; from the coding sequence ATGACGAAGCGACACGTTCACCTGCCCGCTGGCGCCGAGGCAGGTATCCGCGCTTTCATCGACGAGGTCGACGACCGCCTCTCTTCTGACGATGAAAGCACCTGTGAGGTCGTCGAAGACGTCCTCATTGACCTCTATGGCGACCGAGAAGCGTACGAGCGATGGCAAAACGGCGAGGACATCTCGACCGCAGAGCGCGTCCGCCTGCAGGGGTACGACCCGTGTAACTCCTCGCTCGAAAGCGAATACTACGCCGAAAAAGACGAAGAGCAGTTCAAGCGCTCGAAACACCTCCAGTGGCTCTGGCGGCAGTTCGACGCCACGCCGATGGCAGACAACATCGAGTTCGCCCTCCGTTTCCGCCAGATGCTCGCAAACCATCTGTTCGAGGACGCAGGCGACAACCTCCGCATCTTCAAGGGCGTCACGATGACCTACGGCCACAACATTTCTGTGGGCGACAACACCGTCATCCACGACGACGTCCACTTAGACGACCGCGGCAAGCTTTCGATTGGAAGCCGCTGTTCGATTTCTGATGGCGTCCACGTCTACAGCCACGACCACGACATCAACGACCAAACCGCGGTCGAAAACTTCCACACCATCGTCGAAGACGACGTGCGCCTCACCTTCGACGCGATGGTACGTGCTGGCGTCAAAGTCGGTGAGAATTCCGTCGTCGGCGCACGCTCGGTCGTCCAACACGACGTGCCCGCCCACCACGTCGTCGTCGGCCAACCCGCAAAGAGCGTCCGCGTGAAACCCGGCTGGGAGTCCGTTGCCCACCCGGTAGACGAGAAATACGAAAGCCACCGCGACGACCGCAAGATTCCGTACGACCTCCCCGAGAATCTGGACGTGTTCGACGAGTTCGGGCGCGACCGAACGCCGCCGAACTGA
- a CDS encoding PQQ-dependent sugar dehydrogenase: MDRRTYLAGLAAASAGLAGCTLPGVGGPAPENTTTTVGEQEIVVESVVSDLHVPWEAAFRDGDLFITERPGRIVRARDGDHEVVLDMSDSTAAQGEGGLLGLVFHPEDDVAYTYQTYNSDAGLANRILRHDLTNDWAFEPILDGIPGARTHDGGRLAIGPEGALYATAGDARQEGPQNTETLNGKVLRLTFEGDPHPDNPFDNEVFTYGHRNPQGLAFRDGELFSVEHGPDHSDEINVLEAGNNYGWPEVMGDSDGEFTDPLASYTPTIAPGGAMFYDGPITQWQGDFFFGTLKATHLRRIRFDGRDVVEQEELLVDDYGRLRTPFSGPDGHLYVTTSNRDGRGAAKSGDDRIIRLRPA; this comes from the coding sequence ATGGACAGACGAACCTACCTCGCGGGCCTCGCCGCCGCGAGTGCAGGACTGGCGGGCTGTACGCTCCCCGGTGTTGGCGGCCCCGCCCCCGAGAACACGACGACGACCGTTGGCGAGCAAGAAATCGTCGTTGAGTCGGTCGTCTCTGACCTCCATGTACCGTGGGAGGCGGCGTTCCGCGACGGCGACCTTTTCATCACCGAACGCCCCGGACGCATCGTCCGGGCGCGAGACGGCGACCACGAGGTCGTCCTCGACATGAGCGATTCCACTGCTGCACAGGGCGAAGGTGGCTTACTCGGTCTCGTGTTCCATCCCGAGGACGACGTGGCCTACACCTACCAGACGTACAATTCAGACGCAGGCCTCGCAAACCGCATCCTCCGCCACGACCTGACGAACGACTGGGCCTTCGAGCCAATTCTCGACGGGATTCCCGGCGCGAGAACCCACGACGGCGGGCGGCTTGCGATTGGGCCTGAGGGCGCACTCTACGCGACCGCAGGCGACGCCCGTCAGGAAGGCCCCCAAAATACCGAGACGCTGAACGGAAAGGTGCTTCGCCTGACCTTCGAGGGCGACCCCCACCCCGACAACCCGTTCGACAACGAGGTGTTCACCTACGGCCACCGCAACCCACAGGGGCTTGCCTTCCGCGACGGCGAGCTCTTCTCGGTCGAACACGGCCCCGACCACTCTGACGAAATCAACGTCCTCGAAGCTGGGAACAACTATGGGTGGCCCGAAGTCATGGGTGACTCAGACGGCGAGTTCACCGACCCGCTTGCCTCCTACACGCCGACTATCGCGCCGGGCGGGGCGATGTTTTACGACGGCCCCATCACCCAGTGGCAAGGCGACTTCTTCTTCGGGACGCTCAAAGCGACACACCTGCGTCGAATCCGCTTCGATGGGCGAGATGTCGTCGAACAAGAGGAGCTGTTAGTCGATGACTATGGCCGCCTGCGAACGCCATTTTCGGGACCAGACGGCCACCTGTACGTCACAACCAGCAACCGGGACGGCCGCGGGGCGGCGAAATCCGGCGACGACCGAATTATCCGACTTCGGCCTGCCTAA
- a CDS encoding DUF7577 domain-containing protein, protein MLDAWGWVVAYIIGFTIIHLLVYQYLKTSDESRFEQFSPSDASGFDAASASADFRSHSGTVAGEFRSCPHCGTQNEPDPIFIFCKQCIQPLSA, encoded by the coding sequence ATGCTCGACGCGTGGGGATGGGTCGTTGCCTACATCATCGGTTTTACCATCATCCACCTGCTGGTCTATCAGTACCTCAAAACGAGCGACGAATCTCGCTTCGAACAGTTCTCGCCAAGCGACGCCTCCGGCTTCGACGCCGCGAGCGCGAGCGCGGACTTCCGGAGCCACAGCGGGACGGTCGCAGGCGAGTTCAGAAGCTGCCCCCACTGTGGCACCCAAAACGAGCCAGACCCCATCTTCATTTTCTGCAAACAGTGTATCCAGCCGCTCTCCGCGTAG
- a CDS encoding RAD55 family ATPase yields the protein MKTVPTGIEILDRKLGGGIPAGSLVALVAPPASQSELILFELTATRETLYLTTARSTAAVRDALTRTNTRVGSPTIKEVEADAPIDHALRLIRQLPEGANLIIDPIDVLEEDGGIRYRNFLNDVQTHMMNIGGIAYLHCLNGRAVPPMRDTTEYMADLVFTLAMDVKSDSIETRLTIPKYRGGVATGDVIKLQLANRVAIDTSRDIA from the coding sequence GTGAAGACCGTTCCAACGGGTATCGAGATTCTCGACCGAAAGCTCGGGGGCGGAATCCCGGCTGGAAGTCTTGTTGCGCTCGTTGCGCCGCCTGCGAGTCAGTCAGAGTTAATTCTCTTTGAGCTGACCGCGACGCGCGAGACGCTGTATCTCACGACTGCACGGTCTACGGCGGCCGTCCGCGATGCCCTTACGCGTACGAACACCCGGGTTGGGTCGCCAACCATCAAGGAAGTCGAGGCAGACGCACCGATCGACCACGCCTTGCGACTGATTCGTCAGTTGCCAGAGGGCGCGAATCTCATCATCGACCCCATCGACGTGTTGGAAGAAGATGGTGGGATTCGGTATCGAAACTTCCTGAACGACGTGCAGACGCACATGATGAACATCGGCGGCATTGCCTACCTTCACTGCCTCAACGGGCGTGCCGTTCCACCGATGCGCGACACCACCGAATACATGGCTGATCTCGTGTTCACGCTCGCAATGGACGTGAAAAGCGACAGTATTGAAACCCGCCTGACGATTCCGAAATATCGTGGCGGCGTGGCGACCGGCGACGTCATCAAGCTCCAGTTGGCAAACCGGGTCGCTATCGATACGAGCCGCGACATCGCCTAA